The following are from one region of the Mycolicibacterium diernhoferi genome:
- a CDS encoding acyl-CoA dehydrogenase family protein: MSGLHDPAEFRTALQSWLDATDLTPPEDQTLQGHMAQFRRVQRALYDADFGRYGWPEPAGGLGGPAILRAIVGEEIVGRRLAEPGPWSMLEVLAPTMIDYATPELAADMVPKLLSGEEQWCQGFSEPGSGSDLASLTTRAVQDGDRWIINGQKVWTSFAQFSHRCILLTRTGEGHAGITAFFVDTDTPGITIRPLHTMHDVDEFCEVYFDDVVVDASRMLGKPGDGWQLAMDLLPYERSTCFWQRIAYLYSRFDALIDEVKNQGQAVDSDMGEAYLALHTLRCRSRATQHRLGEGHKLGADTSIDKVLLAGAEQRLYDTVHDLLPGVIELEDTAWRTEYLYSRAATIYGGTAEVQRNIIARRLLDLGKE; this comes from the coding sequence ATGAGTGGGTTGCATGATCCGGCCGAATTCCGCACGGCGCTGCAGTCCTGGCTGGACGCAACCGACCTGACTCCCCCGGAAGACCAGACACTTCAGGGACACATGGCGCAGTTCCGCCGCGTGCAGCGCGCGCTGTACGACGCGGACTTCGGCCGCTACGGCTGGCCCGAGCCCGCCGGTGGACTGGGCGGGCCGGCGATCCTGCGCGCCATCGTCGGTGAGGAGATCGTGGGTCGGCGGTTGGCCGAACCGGGGCCGTGGTCGATGCTCGAGGTTCTGGCACCGACCATGATCGACTACGCCACACCGGAACTCGCCGCCGACATGGTGCCGAAACTGCTGTCCGGTGAGGAGCAGTGGTGCCAGGGTTTCTCCGAACCCGGCTCCGGTAGCGACCTGGCCTCGCTGACCACCCGCGCGGTACAGGACGGCGACCGCTGGATCATCAATGGCCAGAAGGTGTGGACCAGCTTCGCCCAGTTCTCGCACCGATGCATCCTGCTCACCCGCACCGGTGAGGGGCACGCCGGCATCACGGCGTTCTTCGTCGACACCGACACCCCGGGTATCACGATTCGACCGCTGCACACCATGCACGACGTCGATGAGTTCTGCGAGGTCTATTTCGACGACGTGGTCGTCGACGCGAGCCGGATGCTCGGCAAACCGGGTGACGGCTGGCAGCTCGCGATGGACCTGCTCCCCTACGAACGGTCCACCTGTTTCTGGCAACGCATCGCCTACCTGTACTCGCGATTCGACGCACTGATCGACGAGGTCAAGAACCAAGGCCAGGCGGTGGATTCGGATATGGGCGAGGCCTACCTCGCGCTGCACACCCTGCGCTGCCGGTCCCGCGCCACCCAGCACCGCCTCGGCGAGGGGCACAAACTCGGCGCGGACACCTCGATCGACAAGGTACTGCTGGCCGGCGCCGAACAACGTCTGTACGACACCGTGCACGATCTGCTGCCGGGGGTGATCGAGCTGGAAGACACGGCGTGGCGCACCGAGTACCTCTACTCACGCGCCGCCACCATCTACGGCGGTACCGCCGAGGTGCAGCGCAACATCATCGCCCGCCGCCTGCTGGATCTCGGGAAGGAGTGA
- a CDS encoding metal-dependent hydrolase family protein: MLTLKAAGLLDVDAGAIVRPGIVRVDGDRIVGIGGEPEGEIVDLGDAILLPGLMDMEVNLLMGGRGENPGLSQVQDDPPTRVLRAVGNARRTLRAGFTTVRNLGLFVKTGGYLLDVALGKAIDAGWVDGPRIVPAGHAITPTGGHLDPTMFAAFMPGALELTVEEGIANGVDEVRKAVRYQIKHGAQLIKVCVSGGVMSLTGEAGAQHYSDEELRAIVDEAHRRGLRVAAHTHGAEAVKHAVACGIDCIEHGFLMDDEAIQALVDNDRFLVTTRRLAQAMDVSKAPKVLQDKAAMMFPKAETSLKAAYEAGVKIAVGTDAPAIPHGRNADELVTLVEWGMPPAAVLRAATVVAADLINVTDRGRLAEGLLADIIAVPGNPLEDITVTQDVKFVMKGGKVYKNGYADGS; encoded by the coding sequence GTGCTGACCCTCAAAGCTGCGGGTCTTCTCGACGTCGATGCCGGGGCGATTGTTCGCCCCGGCATCGTTCGTGTCGACGGGGACCGGATCGTGGGCATCGGCGGTGAACCCGAGGGCGAGATCGTCGATCTCGGCGACGCCATCCTGCTCCCCGGCCTGATGGACATGGAGGTCAATCTGCTGATGGGCGGCCGCGGGGAGAACCCCGGACTGTCCCAGGTGCAGGACGATCCGCCGACCCGGGTGCTGCGCGCGGTGGGTAACGCCCGGCGCACCCTCCGCGCCGGGTTCACCACGGTGCGCAATCTCGGATTGTTCGTCAAGACCGGCGGATACCTGCTCGACGTCGCGCTCGGCAAGGCCATCGACGCGGGCTGGGTCGACGGCCCCCGCATCGTGCCGGCCGGCCATGCCATCACCCCCACCGGTGGACATCTCGACCCGACGATGTTCGCCGCCTTCATGCCCGGCGCGCTGGAGCTGACGGTCGAGGAGGGTATCGCCAACGGTGTGGACGAGGTTCGCAAGGCGGTGCGCTACCAGATCAAGCACGGCGCACAGTTGATCAAGGTCTGCGTTTCCGGCGGGGTCATGTCGCTCACCGGAGAGGCCGGCGCCCAACATTATTCGGACGAGGAGTTGCGCGCGATCGTCGACGAGGCGCATCGCCGTGGACTGCGGGTGGCCGCGCATACGCACGGCGCCGAGGCCGTCAAACATGCGGTGGCATGCGGCATCGACTGCATCGAGCACGGTTTCCTGATGGACGACGAGGCCATCCAGGCGCTCGTCGACAACGACCGGTTCCTGGTCACGACCCGCCGGCTGGCCCAGGCCATGGACGTCTCCAAGGCTCCAAAGGTACTGCAGGACAAGGCCGCCATGATGTTCCCGAAGGCCGAGACGTCGCTCAAGGCGGCCTATGAGGCCGGGGTCAAGATCGCCGTCGGCACCGATGCGCCCGCCATCCCGCACGGCCGCAACGCCGACGAACTGGTCACCCTGGTGGAGTGGGGCATGCCGCCGGCCGCAGTGCTGCGGGCGGCAACGGTGGTCGCCGCAGACCTGATCAACGTCACCGACCGGGGCCGACTGGCCGAGGGCCTGCTCGCCGACATCATCGCGGTTCCAGGCAACCCGCTGGAGGACATCACCGTTACACAGGATGTTAAATTTGTAATGAAGGGCGGTAAGGTCTACAAGAATGGGTACGCCGATGGCTCCTAG
- a CDS encoding nuclear transport factor 2 family protein produces the protein MAPSRTDDLVEIQQLLAKYAVTITQGDVEGLVSVFTPDGTYSAFGDTYTLNRFPVLVDAAPKGLFMTGTALVDLVEGADTASGTQPLCFIEHSKHDMRIGYYRDTYERTADGWRLKTRAMTFIRRSGDHDHGRPHAIGRPEAG, from the coding sequence ATGGCTCCTAGCCGAACAGACGATCTGGTCGAAATCCAGCAGCTGCTGGCCAAATACGCGGTCACCATCACCCAGGGTGATGTCGAGGGACTGGTCAGCGTCTTCACACCGGACGGCACATACAGCGCCTTCGGTGACACCTACACGCTCAACCGGTTCCCGGTTCTGGTGGATGCCGCACCCAAGGGCCTGTTCATGACCGGCACCGCACTGGTGGATCTCGTCGAGGGCGCGGATACCGCCTCCGGCACCCAGCCGTTGTGCTTCATCGAACACTCCAAGCACGACATGCGGATCGGCTACTACCGCGACACCTACGAGCGCACCGCGGACGGTTGGCGTCTGAAAACCCGTGCCATGACCTTCATCCGGCGCAGCGGTGATCACGACCACGGCCGGCCGCACGCGATCGGCAGGCCGGAGGCCGGATGA
- a CDS encoding acyl-CoA dehydrogenase family protein, translating into MDRDSLELLEDGLRKTMLSCSGPDLDAALTELGWADMLTDMPEIAVPLVFRLLGETGSHASVLVDVVLHATGNTIGDTVELPLPYAGNSWVVWDRISAESADPTLGGLPLRREEEGYPIRVAEARVAVSWWLVGSARAMLALARQHALDRVQFGKPIAGFQAVRHRLAETLVAIEGAEATLTLPDSDSPDLTSLLAKAAAGKAALTAAKHCQQILGGIGFTEEHDLHRHVKRALVLDGLLGSSRELTKKAGAGLRARGSAPRLAHL; encoded by the coding sequence GTGGACCGCGATTCACTCGAACTGCTGGAAGACGGTCTGCGCAAGACCATGCTGAGCTGCTCGGGCCCCGACCTCGACGCAGCGCTGACCGAACTCGGATGGGCCGACATGCTCACCGACATGCCCGAGATCGCCGTCCCGCTGGTGTTCCGGCTGCTCGGCGAAACCGGTTCGCATGCATCCGTTCTCGTCGATGTCGTGTTGCACGCCACGGGTAACACCATCGGCGACACCGTCGAGCTTCCGCTGCCCTACGCCGGTAACTCGTGGGTCGTGTGGGACCGGATCTCGGCAGAATCCGCGGACCCGACGCTGGGCGGCCTGCCGCTGCGCCGCGAGGAGGAGGGCTACCCCATCCGGGTGGCCGAGGCCCGGGTGGCGGTGAGTTGGTGGTTGGTCGGATCGGCGCGCGCGATGCTGGCACTGGCCCGCCAACACGCATTGGACCGGGTTCAGTTCGGTAAGCCGATTGCGGGATTTCAGGCTGTACGCCACCGGTTGGCCGAAACCCTGGTGGCCATCGAGGGCGCGGAGGCAACGCTGACCCTGCCCGATTCCGACAGCCCCGACCTGACCTCCTTGCTGGCCAAGGCCGCCGCCGGCAAGGCCGCGCTCACTGCGGCCAAACACTGCCAGCAGATTCTCGGCGGTATCGGGTTCACCGAGGAACACGATCTGCACCGGCATGTGAAGCGGGCGCTGGTCCTCGATGGGCTGCTGGGCAGCTCCCGCGAGCTCACCAAGAAGGCGGGCGCCGGACTACGGGCCCGGGGTTCGGCTCCGCGCCTCGCCCACCTCTGA
- a CDS encoding TetR/AcrR family transcriptional regulator codes for MTSASEEPAWKQRAVERSIKTAKLRAAQRVQRFLDAAQSIIIEKGSTDFTVQEVVDRSRQSLRSFYLQFDGKHELLLALFEDALSRSADQIRAAVAGQTDPIERLKVAIELLFESSRPDPTAKRPLFTDFAPRLLVSHPSEVKVAHAPLLVLLTDLMEEAAAAGRLRPSINPRRMAAMTMQTVMFVAQSSGGDDATNKPISAAEVWDFVAHGFTTED; via the coding sequence GTGACCAGCGCAAGCGAGGAACCAGCCTGGAAGCAGCGCGCGGTCGAACGGTCCATCAAGACCGCCAAGCTGCGAGCCGCGCAACGCGTCCAGCGCTTTCTCGACGCCGCGCAGTCGATCATCATCGAAAAGGGCAGCACCGACTTCACCGTCCAAGAGGTCGTCGACCGCTCTCGCCAGTCGCTGCGCAGCTTCTACCTGCAGTTCGACGGTAAGCACGAACTCCTGCTCGCACTCTTCGAGGACGCCCTGAGCCGGTCCGCGGACCAGATCCGGGCCGCCGTCGCCGGACAGACCGACCCGATCGAACGGCTCAAGGTCGCCATCGAGCTGCTGTTCGAGTCCTCGCGACCCGATCCGACCGCCAAGCGCCCGCTGTTCACCGACTTCGCGCCGCGCCTGCTCGTCTCACACCCGTCCGAGGTCAAGGTGGCCCACGCGCCCCTGTTGGTGCTGCTCACCGACCTGATGGAAGAGGCCGCCGCCGCCGGGCGGTTGCGCCCCAGCATCAATCCACGCCGGATGGCCGCGATGACCATGCAGACGGTGATGTTCGTCGCACAATCCAGTGGCGGCGATGACGCCACCAACAAGCCGATCAGCGCCGCGGAAGTGTGGGACTTCGTCGCCCACGGCTTCACCACCGAAGACTGA
- a CDS encoding amidohydrolase family protein, which yields MHHDDMILISVDDHIIEPPDMFKNHLPAKYVDEAPRLVHNPDGSDTWQFRDTVIPNVALNAVAGRPKEEYGLEPQGLDEIRKGCYDAGERVKDMNAGGVLATMNFPSFPGFAARLFATEDAEFSLALVQAYNDWHIDEWCGSHPGRFIPMAIPAIWDPQLCADEIRRVSKKGVHSLTFTENPSALGYPSFHDLDYWKPMWDALVDTETVMNVHIGSSGRLAITAPDAPMDVMITLQPMNIVQAAADLLWSAPIKAYPDLKIALSEGGTGWIPYFLDRVDRTYEMHSTWTHQDFGDKLPSEVFREHFMTCFISDPVGVKNRHMIGVDNICWEMDYPHSDSMWPGAPEELDAVFKTYDVPDDEINKITHENAMRLYHFDPFKHVPREEAKVGALRKQAEGHDVSIQALSNHDKRGGSSFADFTANARAVSGVKD from the coding sequence ATGCACCACGACGACATGATTCTGATCAGCGTCGATGACCACATCATCGAGCCGCCGGACATGTTCAAGAACCATCTGCCGGCGAAGTACGTCGATGAGGCGCCGCGGTTGGTGCACAATCCGGACGGCTCCGACACCTGGCAGTTCCGGGACACGGTCATCCCGAACGTCGCGCTCAACGCGGTCGCCGGCCGGCCGAAGGAGGAGTACGGCCTGGAGCCCCAGGGCCTCGACGAGATCCGCAAGGGCTGCTACGACGCCGGTGAGCGGGTCAAGGACATGAACGCCGGTGGCGTACTGGCCACCATGAACTTCCCCTCGTTCCCGGGTTTCGCCGCCCGGCTGTTCGCCACCGAGGACGCGGAGTTCTCGCTGGCGCTGGTGCAGGCCTACAACGACTGGCACATCGACGAGTGGTGCGGTTCGCACCCCGGCCGCTTCATCCCGATGGCCATCCCGGCGATCTGGGACCCGCAGTTGTGTGCCGACGAGATCCGCCGGGTGTCCAAGAAGGGTGTGCATTCGCTGACCTTCACCGAGAACCCGTCGGCGCTGGGCTATCCGAGCTTCCATGACCTGGACTACTGGAAGCCGATGTGGGACGCGCTGGTCGACACCGAGACCGTGATGAACGTGCACATCGGATCCTCGGGCCGGCTGGCCATCACCGCGCCGGACGCCCCGATGGACGTGATGATCACCCTGCAGCCGATGAACATCGTGCAGGCCGCGGCCGACCTGCTGTGGTCGGCGCCGATCAAGGCCTACCCGGATCTCAAGATCGCGCTGTCCGAGGGCGGCACCGGGTGGATCCCGTACTTCCTGGACCGGGTGGACCGCACCTATGAGATGCATTCGACGTGGACCCATCAGGACTTCGGCGACAAGCTGCCCTCCGAGGTCTTCCGTGAGCACTTCATGACCTGCTTCATCTCCGATCCGGTCGGGGTCAAGAATCGGCACATGATCGGTGTGGACAACATCTGCTGGGAGATGGACTACCCGCACTCGGACTCGATGTGGCCCGGTGCGCCCGAGGAGCTCGACGCGGTCTTCAAGACCTACGACGTGCCCGACGACGAGATCAACAAGATCACCCACGAGAACGCCATGAGGCTGTACCACTTCGACCCGTTCAAGCACGTCCCGCGGGAAGAGGCCAAGGTCGGTGCACTGCGCAAACAGGCTGAGGGGCATGATGTCTCGATCCAGGCGCTGAGCAACCACGATAAGCGTGGCGGGTCCAGCTTCGCCGATTTCACCGCGAACGCGCGCGCGGTCAGCGGCGTCAAAGACTAG
- a CDS encoding aromatic ring-hydroxylating oxygenase subunit alpha, with translation MSFFPKPAAGSWTENWPELGTAPVDYTDSIDPEHWKLEQQAIFRKTWLQMGRVELIPKKGRYITRELPSVGPGTSIIIVNDGDEIRAFYNLCRHRGNKLVWNDYPGEEVSGSCRQFVCKYHAWRYDLKGDLTFVQQEGEFFDLDKADYPLKPVRCEVWEGFIFVNFDDDAESLEDFLGDFGQGLKGYPFHEMTEHYSYRSEVNANWKLFIDAFTEFYHAPILHMKQAAKEEAEKLAEFGFEALAYDIKGDHSMVSSWGGMSPPKDLNMVKPIERILHSGLFGPWDRPDIKGILPDELPPAINPGRHKSWGTDSFEFFPNWTLLFWAPGWYLTYNYWPTAVDKHIFEADLYFVPPKNLRERLSQELAAVTFKEYAFQDANTLEATQTQIGTRAVTEFPLCDQEILLRHLHMTAHQYVDRYKAELEAKAAGSSNGTAASKKEAANV, from the coding sequence GTGTCGTTTTTCCCCAAACCAGCAGCAGGAAGCTGGACCGAGAATTGGCCGGAGTTGGGCACCGCCCCGGTCGATTACACCGACTCGATCGATCCTGAGCACTGGAAGCTCGAGCAGCAGGCGATCTTCCGCAAGACCTGGCTGCAGATGGGCCGCGTGGAGCTGATCCCCAAGAAGGGTCGATACATCACCCGCGAGCTGCCCTCGGTCGGCCCCGGCACCTCGATCATCATCGTCAACGACGGTGATGAGATCCGGGCGTTCTACAACCTGTGCCGCCACCGCGGCAACAAGCTGGTGTGGAACGACTACCCGGGCGAAGAAGTCTCCGGCAGCTGCCGCCAGTTCGTCTGCAAGTACCACGCCTGGCGCTACGACCTCAAGGGCGACCTGACCTTCGTCCAGCAGGAAGGTGAGTTCTTCGACCTGGACAAGGCCGACTACCCACTCAAGCCGGTCCGCTGCGAGGTGTGGGAAGGCTTCATCTTCGTCAACTTCGACGACGACGCCGAATCCCTTGAGGATTTCCTCGGCGACTTCGGGCAGGGCCTGAAGGGCTACCCGTTCCATGAGATGACCGAGCACTACAGCTACCGCTCGGAGGTCAACGCGAACTGGAAGCTGTTCATCGACGCGTTCACCGAGTTCTACCACGCACCGATCCTGCACATGAAGCAGGCCGCGAAGGAGGAAGCCGAGAAGCTCGCCGAATTCGGTTTCGAGGCACTTGCCTACGACATCAAGGGTGACCACTCGATGGTGTCGTCCTGGGGCGGAATGTCGCCGCCGAAGGACCTCAACATGGTCAAGCCCATCGAGCGCATCCTGCACAGTGGCCTGTTCGGCCCGTGGGACCGCCCCGACATCAAGGGCATCCTGCCCGACGAGCTGCCGCCGGCCATCAACCCGGGCCGCCACAAGAGCTGGGGCACCGACTCTTTCGAGTTCTTCCCGAACTGGACGCTGCTGTTCTGGGCGCCGGGCTGGTACCTGACCTACAACTACTGGCCGACCGCCGTGGACAAGCACATCTTCGAGGCCGACCTGTACTTCGTGCCGCCGAAGAACCTGCGCGAGCGGCTCTCTCAAGAGTTGGCCGCGGTGACGTTCAAGGAGTACGCGTTCCAGGACGCCAACACCCTGGAGGCCACCCAGACCCAGATCGGAACCCGCGCGGTCACCGAGTTCCCGCTGTGTGACCAGGAGATCCTGCTCCGCCATCTGCACATGACCGCCCACCAGTACGTGGACCGGTACAAGGCCGAACTCGAAGCAAAGGCCGCCGGTTCGAGCAACGGCACCGCCGCCAGCAAGAAGGAAGCCGCCAATGTCTAA